CCGCGGCCAGCCCCGCGGCGATCCGGTCGGCCGGCACGCCGAGCACCCGGCCGGTCGCCCAGGCCGCGGCCAGGTTGCCCACGTGCACCCGGCCGACCAGGCGGCTGCGCACCCGGTGCCCGCCGGTGTCGTCGGCCAGCAGCACCTCGGTGCCCGCGGCGCCGGTCCGCCAGCCCAGCACCCGGACGTCGGCGTCGGCCGCCGTCCCCACCCGGGTCACCGGCACCTGGGCCTGGTCGGCCAGCCGCCGCCCCCACGGGTCGTCGACGACGACCACGCCGGCCGCCGTCCGGTCCGGCTCGAACAGCCGCGCCTTGCTGGCCCAGTAGTGCTCGAGGGTGCCGTGGTGGTCGAGGTGGTCCTCCTCGAAGCCGGTGAAGACGGCGACGTCGAGGTCGAGCCCGTCCAGGCGGCCGCGGTCCAGCGCGATCGAGGAGGCCTCGACGACGGCCCGCCGCGCCCCGGCGTCGACCATCCAGCGCAGCAGCTCGTGCAGCTCCGGGGCCTCGGGTGTGGTCAGCGCCGTCGGCCGCGACCGGGTGCCGACCCGGGCGCCGAGCGTGCCGACGACGCCCGTGCGGTCACCGCCGGCCTCCAGCACGCCGCCGACGAGCGCGCTGGTCGTCGTCTTGCCGTTGCTGCCGGTCACGCCCACCAGGCCCAGCTGCCGCCCGGGATCGCCGGCCAGCAGGGCGCCCAGCGGGCCCAGGTGCGCGCGCACCCACGGCACGCAGAGGACGGGCAGGTCCGTGTCGACCGGGCGGTCCACCAGCAGGGCGGCCGCCCCGGCGGCGGCCGCCGCGGCGGCGTGCCGGTGCCCGTCGCTGGCCGCTCCGCGGACGCAGGCGAACAGCGATCCGGGGACCACCCGGCGCGAGTCGGTGACCAGGCCGCGCACGGTCAGGTCGTCGGCGCCCCCGGACCGCACCACGGGTCCGCCGGGGACGGTGCGGGCACGGCGTTCCACCTCCGACCAGGGGACCGCGGGCAGCACCGGGCCGACGCTAGGCGGGCCCGGGCCGCGCTGCAGAACGGGACGGCGCGATCCGGTGGCGCGCCGCCTTTCTGCCCGTCGAGGGTGACGGGCCGGTGACTCAGCGCAGCAGGCGGGCGACGCCGGTCGGCCCCTCGTCGGTGTCCTCGGGGGCCAGCACCTCGGTGCGCTCGGCCAGCCGCGGCCGCCAGGGGGCGGGGGCGCCGGCCAGCCAGCCGGCACCGGCGTCGGTGAGCCGGCCGTCGGAGCGCAGCGGCGCCCAGCCGCGCAGCGAGCGCAGCCCCTCGGCGGCGGTGACCAGCGTGCGGGCGACGCCGCGTCGGCGGTACACCGGCGCCACGGTCACCGTGTCGACCAGGCCCGAGCGGGTCCACCAGCGCACCTCGCCGATGCGGTCGGCGGCGCGGACGCCGGCGGCGGCCAGCTCGTGCGGGCCGACCAGCGCACCGGGCCGGAACGCGGCGCCCCGGAAGGCCAGCAGCGAGGTCGAGGGCAGCGCGCTCGAGGCGTGGTGCACCTCGGCGAACCACATCGGCGGGCACAGCGCGGCCAGCGGCTCGGCGACCTCGATCCGGAGCACCCGGCCGTCGGCGGCCCGGAAGCGGACGTCGACCTGCCACCCGGCCGGCCGGCGGCCGCGGGCGTCGACCGCGGTCATGTCCACGCGGGTGCCGTCGGGGAAGCGGTCGGAGTTCACGGCGACCAGCGAGTGCTCGACCGGGCCGGGGCCGCGGCGCAGCAGCCGCGCCCACCACAGCGCCGTCGTGCCCGGCGCCGTCGTCCCCCGGGCCGGCTCCGGCAGTGGCGGGACCGCCCGCAGGTGCGGCCCGGCCGGCGCCGGACCGGGTGACGCCGCGTCGTGCGCCGCTGCCGTGGTGCTCATGTCGTCCTCCGCTCTCGCCCCCGTGGTGCCGGGGAGTGCTGACGTCGACTCTCCGGACGCGACTTGCGGACCCCTTGCGGTCCACTAGCGCTGCCCGGAGGAGACGTCCCCGCCGCCTGACGGAGGGCGGGACGGGGACCGGTGATACTGGGGACCCCATGACCTGGACCCGACGGTGAGCGCCCCGCTGAACCTGCTCAACCTCGAGCGGGTGTCCAAGGCGCACGGCACGACCGTGCTGCTCGACGACGTCTCGCTCGGCGTGGCGTCCGGCGAGCGGATCGGCGTCGTCGGCCGCAACGGCAGCGGCAAGTCCACGCTGCTCGGCGTCCTGACCGGGCAGGAGGACCCCGACAGCGGGCGCGTCACCCGGCGCGGTGACCTCGCCGTCGGCGTCCTCGACCAGTCCGGCACCCTGCCGCCGGGCGCCACCGTCCGCGACGTCGTCCTGCCGGAGAGCCTGTTCGCCGCCGAGCACGAGTGGGCCGCCGACGCGGGCGTCCGCAGCGTGCTCACCGGCCTGGAGCTCGACCGGCTGGGGCTGGACAGCCCGGTCGCGCCGATGTCGGGCGGCGAGCGGCGGCGCGTGGCGCTGGCCGCGCAGCTGATCCGCCCGCTGGACCTGCTCGTCCTCGACGAGCCGACCAACCACCTCGACGTCGAGGGCGTGGCCTGGCTCGCCGACTTCGTCACGCGGCGGGTCGGCGCGCTCGTCGTCGTCACCCACGACCGCTGGTTCCTCGACGAGGTCTGCACCCAGACGTGGGAGGTCGCCGACGGCGCGGTGCACGCCTACGAGGGCGGCTACGCGGCGTACGTCCTGGCCCGGGCCGAGCGCTCGCGGATCGCGGCGGTCACCGAGGAGCGGCGGCAGAACCTGGTGCGCAAGGAGCTGGCCTGGCTGCGCCGCGGGCCGCCCGCGCGCACCAGCAAGCCGCGGTTCCGCATCGAGGCGGCCGAGGCGCTGATCGCCGACGAGCCGCCGCCGCGCGAGACGATGGCGCTCAAGGGCTTCGCCGCCCGCCGGCTCGGCCGGACCGTCTACGACGTCGAGGACGTCGACTACGCCGTCCCCGCCGACGACGGCCCGCGCCCGCTGTTCCGGGACCTGACCTGGCACGTCGGCCCCGGCGACCGGATCGGCGTGGTCGGGGTGAACGGCGCCGGGAAGACGTCGCTGCTGCGGCTGCTGGTCGGTGAGACCGAGCCCGACCGCGGCCGCGTGGTGCGCGGGCAGACGGTGGCGCCGGCCCACCTGTCGCAGCACGTCACCGAGCTGCCCGCGCGGCTGCGGGTGCTCGAGGCGGTGCAGGAGATCGCCCGCATCGCGCGGATCGGCAACCAGGAGATCTCGGCGTCGTCGCTGGCCGAGCGGTTCGGGTTCCCGGCGTCGCGGCAGTGGACGCCGGTCGGCGACCTCTCCGGCGGTGAGCGGCGCCGGCTGCAGCTGCTGCGGCTGCTCATGGCCGAGCCGAACGTGCTGCTGCTCGACGAGCCCACCAACGACCTCGACATCGACACGCTCACCCAGCTCGAGGACCTGCTCGACTCCTTCCCCGGCACGGTGCTGGTGGTCAGCCACGACCGGTACTTCGTCGACCGGGTGTGCGACTCGGTGGTGGCCCTCATGGGCGACGGCTCGCTGGCCGCGCTGCCCGGTGGCGTCGAGGAGTACCTGGCGCGCCGCGCGGCGGGCGAGGCGGTCCTGCCCTCCTCCGGGGGCGGGCTGACCCCGGCGGCCGCGGCGCCGGTCGCCGCCGGGCCCTCGGCGGCCGAGGTCCGCGCGGCGCGCAAGGAGGCCGCCCGGCTCGAGCGCCGGCTGGAGAGGCTGGGGACCGAGGAGGAGCGGCTGCACGCCGACCTCGCCGCCGCGGCCACCGACCACGCGCGGGTGCTCGAGCTCGACGGCCGGCTGCGGGAGCTGCTCGCGGAGAAGGAGCAGGTCGAGACCGACTGGCTGGCCGCCGCCGAGCTCGCCGAGGGCTGAGCCGCGCCCTCCTCCCGCACCGCAGTGCGTCCTCCCTCACCGTGGGCGGTCGGGGAGGACGCGCGACGATCAGGTGACCTGATCGTGGCCGGGTAGGCTGGGGGTCACCGCCGGCCGTCGTCCGACCGACGTCACTGGTGTCCCCGAGCCGCCCTCGACTCCCGGAGACACGTGCTCGTACTACTGCTCCTCCACCTCATCGCCGGCGTGCTGGCGCCCGTGCTCGTGCGGTGGTGGGGGCGGCAGGCCTTCCTCGTCCTGGCGCTCGTGCCCGCCGCCGCCTTCGGGTGGGTGCTGTCCCGCCTGGGCCCGGTCCTCGCCGGCGGGGAGCAGCGGGAGACGGTGCCGTGGGTCCCCGCGCTCCAGCTCGAGGTGGCGCTGCGGCTCGACGCCCTGGCGCTCGCCTTCGCCGCCCTGGTCACCGGCGTCGGCGCCCTGGTGCTGGTCTACTGCGCCCGCTACTTCGCCCCGGGCGAGGAGGGCACCGGCCGCTTCGCCGGCTGCCTCACCGCCTTCGCCGGGTCCATGCTCGGCCTGGTCCTCGCCGACGACCTGCTGCTGCTCTACGTGTTCTGGGAGCTCACCACCGTCTTCTCCTTCCTCCTCATCGGGGGCTCGGGACGGCGGCTGGCCGCGCGGCGGGCGGCGTCGCAGGCGCTGATCCTGACCACCGCCGGCGGCCTGGCCATGCTGGTCGGGCTGATCGTGATCGGCCAGGCCAGCGGCTCGTTCCTGCTGTCGGAGGTCGTCGCCGACCCCGGCAGCGGCACCGCGATGACCGTCGGCGCGGCCCTGGTGCTGGCCGGTGCGGTCACCAAGTCCGCGCTCGTGCCCTTCCATTTCTGGCTGCCCGCGGCCATGGAGGCGCCGACGCCGGTCAGCGCCTACCTGCACGCCGCGGCGATGGTGAAGGCCGGCGTCTACCTGGTCGCGCGGCTGGCGCCGGGCCTGGCCGACGTCCCGGGCTGGCGGCCGGTGGTGCTGGGCCTGGGTGTGGCGACCATGCTCGTCGGCGGGTACCGCGCGCTGCGGCAGAAGGACCTCAAGCTGCTGCTGGCCTTCGGCACGGTCAGCCAGCTGGGCTTCCTGGTCACGCTCGTCGGTGCGGGCAGCTCCGAGCTGGCCGTCGCCGGGCTGACCATGACGATCGCTCACGCGCTGTTCAAGTCCACGCTGTTCCTCACCGTCGGCGTCATCGACCACGCGACCGGCACCCGCGACCTGCGCCGGCTCTCCGGCCTCGGCCGCCGGGTGCCGGTGCTGGCCGCCGTCGGCACGGCCGCCGCGGCCTCCATGGCCGGGCTGCCGCCCCTGCTGGGCTTCGTCGGCAAGGAGGCGGCGTTCACCGCCCTGCTGGACGGCGGCCTGCCCGACCGGACCGTCGCGCTGGTCGTCCTCACCGGGCTGGTCGCGGGCTCGGTGCTCACCGCCGCCTACACCGCCCGCTTCGTGTGGGGTGCCTTCGCCCGCAAACCCGGGACGCCCGACACCGGACTCGAGCACCCGCCGGAGCCGCTGTTCCTGGCCGCGCCCGCCGTCCTGGCGCTGACCGGGCTGGTCCTCGGGCCGGCCAGCCCGCTGCTGGACCCGCTGGTCGCCGCCTACGGCGAGACGCTGCCGCTGCTGGCCCCCGAGGCCGAGCACCTGGCGCTGTGGCACGGCTGGCAGCCGGCGCTGGCGCTGTCCGCCCTCACGGTCGCCGGCGGTGCCGCGCTGTTCGCCGTCCGGGAACGGGTCCAGCGGCTGCAGCGTCGGGTGGCCGTCGGCGCCTCGGCCGACGAGGGCTACTGGAACGTCGTCCAGGGCATCGACCGGCTCTCGGTGCTGGTCACCGGCACCACCCAGCGCGGCTCGCTGCCGGCCTACCTCGGCACCATCCTGGTGGTGGTGCTGGCCCTGCCCGGCACGCTGCTGCTCACCCGCGCGCCGTGGCCCGGCGAGTGGCGGGCCTGGGACACCCCCGTGCAGGCGGTGGTCGGCGTCGTCGTCGTGACCGCCGCCGCGCTGACCCTGCGGATCCGCCAGCGGCTGTCGGCGGTGCTGGTCGTCGGCGTCACCGGGTACGGCATCGCGGTCGTCTTCGCGCTGCAGGGTGCCCCCGACC
This region of Geodermatophilus bullaregiensis genomic DNA includes:
- a CDS encoding Na+/H+ antiporter subunit A; this encodes MLVLLLLHLIAGVLAPVLVRWWGRQAFLVLALVPAAAFGWVLSRLGPVLAGGEQRETVPWVPALQLEVALRLDALALAFAALVTGVGALVLVYCARYFAPGEEGTGRFAGCLTAFAGSMLGLVLADDLLLLYVFWELTTVFSFLLIGGSGRRLAARRAASQALILTTAGGLAMLVGLIVIGQASGSFLLSEVVADPGSGTAMTVGAALVLAGAVTKSALVPFHFWLPAAMEAPTPVSAYLHAAAMVKAGVYLVARLAPGLADVPGWRPVVLGLGVATMLVGGYRALRQKDLKLLLAFGTVSQLGFLVTLVGAGSSELAVAGLTMTIAHALFKSTLFLTVGVIDHATGTRDLRRLSGLGRRVPVLAAVGTAAAASMAGLPPLLGFVGKEAAFTALLDGGLPDRTVALVVLTGLVAGSVLTAAYTARFVWGAFARKPGTPDTGLEHPPEPLFLAAPAVLALTGLVLGPASPLLDPLVAAYGETLPLLAPEAEHLALWHGWQPALALSALTVAGGAALFAVRERVQRLQRRVAVGASADEGYWNVVQGIDRLSVLVTGTTQRGSLPAYLGTILVVVLALPGTLLLTRAPWPGEWRAWDTPVQAVVGVVVVTAAALTLRIRQRLSAVLVVGVTGYGIAVVFALQGAPDLALTQFLVETLTLVVFVLVLRKLPKDISERHRPRERAVRGVIAVAVGAFMAAVGAVALSARTAVPVSEDWPGPAYDFGGGKNVVNVTLVDIRAWDTLGEISLLVVAATGVASLVFLRGRTGGVDRVTRADLVQRRGPGRRAPRDRWLAATATLDPARRSVVLEVVTRLLFHTITVFSLYLLFSGHNEPGGGFAGGLVAGLALVLRYLAGGRYELGEAAPVAPGLLLGSGLLFAGGTGVAGLLLGAGVLQTAILETTLPVLGDVKLVTSLFFDCGVYLIVVGLVLDVLRSLGAELDRQEDQEDPIELDPGEVVLR
- a CDS encoding ABC-F family ATP-binding cassette domain-containing protein, encoding MSAPLNLLNLERVSKAHGTTVLLDDVSLGVASGERIGVVGRNGSGKSTLLGVLTGQEDPDSGRVTRRGDLAVGVLDQSGTLPPGATVRDVVLPESLFAAEHEWAADAGVRSVLTGLELDRLGLDSPVAPMSGGERRRVALAAQLIRPLDLLVLDEPTNHLDVEGVAWLADFVTRRVGALVVVTHDRWFLDEVCTQTWEVADGAVHAYEGGYAAYVLARAERSRIAAVTEERRQNLVRKELAWLRRGPPARTSKPRFRIEAAEALIADEPPPRETMALKGFAARRLGRTVYDVEDVDYAVPADDGPRPLFRDLTWHVGPGDRIGVVGVNGAGKTSLLRLLVGETEPDRGRVVRGQTVAPAHLSQHVTELPARLRVLEAVQEIARIARIGNQEISASSLAERFGFPASRQWTPVGDLSGGERRRLQLLRLLMAEPNVLLLDEPTNDLDIDTLTQLEDLLDSFPGTVLVVSHDRYFVDRVCDSVVALMGDGSLAALPGGVEEYLARRAAGEAVLPSSGGGLTPAAAAPVAAGPSAAEVRAARKEAARLERRLERLGTEEERLHADLAAAATDHARVLELDGRLRELLAEKEQVETDWLAAAELAEG
- a CDS encoding Mur ligase family protein, whose product is MLPAVPWSEVERRARTVPGGPVVRSGGADDLTVRGLVTDSRRVVPGSLFACVRGAASDGHRHAAAAAAAGAAALLVDRPVDTDLPVLCVPWVRAHLGPLGALLAGDPGRQLGLVGVTGSNGKTTTSALVGGVLEAGGDRTGVVGTLGARVGTRSRPTALTTPEAPELHELLRWMVDAGARRAVVEASSIALDRGRLDGLDLDVAVFTGFEEDHLDHHGTLEHYWASKARLFEPDRTAAGVVVVDDPWGRRLADQAQVPVTRVGTAADADVRVLGWRTGAAGTEVLLADDTGGHRVRSRLVGRVHVGNLAAAWATGRVLGVPADRIAAGLAAVVPPRGRGTVLGGSGRPVVVVDYAHTPHALAAAITTSRDLCGPGGRVHLVLGARGRRDRYKRQGLGESARAADCVWLTNEGSHGEDPAAIIAELRVGLLGTSAAVRTVLDRRQAISAAVRAAGPADVVLVVGRGHETRVLDTADPRDAVHLDDAEVATTALIAEHGPPVRGAGRAERAS